A genomic window from Terrirubrum flagellatum includes:
- a CDS encoding IclR family transcriptional regulator — protein sequence MDQYGSASAGSTADANGTQSIARAAALLRLVAGSGASGGSLSSIVTASGLAKPTCRRILIALMTAGLVEQDPDTRRYFLGPEAHVLGVLAGERFGLHRLALESVAHLAQETGDAAFVQARRDWTVVCLHREDGPYPIRSHVLAAGDRHPLGAGAGGIALLAALRDDEIKQALNINAELLAAKYPMLTRPLIYDLISEARQKGYGFNRGLLFPGSWGIGMVVRDAQGRPDSCLSIAAIESRMQPDREDFIVSLLRTEVKRLEARLREFAGRTETRTPTATTAPRAPRRASARR from the coding sequence ATGGATCAGTATGGGAGCGCCTCCGCAGGTTCGACGGCGGACGCCAACGGGACGCAGAGCATCGCGCGCGCCGCGGCGCTGCTGCGGCTTGTCGCCGGCTCCGGCGCGAGCGGCGGATCACTGTCTTCGATCGTCACCGCCTCCGGACTCGCGAAACCGACCTGCCGGCGCATTCTGATAGCGTTGATGACGGCGGGGCTCGTCGAACAGGATCCGGACACGCGCCGCTATTTTCTCGGGCCTGAGGCGCATGTGCTCGGCGTTCTCGCCGGCGAGCGCTTCGGCCTGCACCGGCTGGCGCTGGAAAGCGTCGCCCATCTCGCGCAGGAGACCGGCGACGCCGCATTCGTCCAGGCGCGGCGCGACTGGACGGTCGTCTGTCTTCATCGCGAGGATGGTCCCTATCCCATTCGTTCGCATGTGCTCGCGGCCGGCGATCGCCATCCGCTTGGCGCCGGCGCGGGCGGCATCGCGCTGCTCGCAGCGCTCAGGGACGACGAGATCAAGCAGGCGCTCAACATCAATGCAGAGCTGCTCGCCGCGAAATATCCGATGCTCACGCGTCCGCTGATCTACGACCTCATCAGCGAAGCGCGGCAAAAGGGCTATGGCTTCAATCGGGGCCTCTTGTTTCCGGGGTCTTGGGGAATCGGCATGGTCGTGCGCGACGCGCAGGGCCGGCCCGACAGCTGTCTTTCCATCGCCGCGATCGAGAGCCGCATGCAACCCGATCGCGAGGATTTCATCGTCAGCCTGTTGCGAACCGAGGTGAAGCGTCTCGAGGCGCGCCTCAGGGAATTCGCGGGCAGGACGGAGACACGAACGCCGACAGCGACGACGGCGCCACGCGCGCCGCGTCGCGCGTCAGCAAGGAGATGA
- a CDS encoding TRAP transporter substrate-binding protein, which translates to MTKISRRSLAAGATALGVSTFMIGKARAAEFTYKYANNLPLTHPLNIRAQEAAAKIKEETGGRFELQIFPSSQLGSDTDTLGQIRSGAVDFFTLSGLILSTFVPAASINGVGFAFKDYDTVWKTMDGKLGEYVRAEIAKSRALIAFEKPWDNGFRHTTSSNKPIASPADLANFKIRVPPSPLWTSMYKAFGASPTTINFNEVYSALQSKVVDGQENPLAIVSTAKLYEVQSYCSLTNHMWDGFWFLANRANWEALPENIRTVVAKHINAAALLERADVAKLTDTVQADLTAKGMKFNTVDSALFREKLKSAGFYSEWKGKFGAEAWETLEASVGALG; encoded by the coding sequence ATGACGAAGATTTCGCGCCGCAGTCTGGCGGCGGGCGCGACGGCGCTGGGCGTTTCGACATTCATGATCGGCAAGGCGCGCGCCGCTGAATTCACCTACAAATACGCCAACAACCTGCCGCTCACCCATCCCCTGAATATCCGTGCGCAGGAAGCCGCCGCGAAGATCAAGGAAGAGACAGGCGGTCGCTTCGAGCTGCAGATCTTTCCGTCGAGCCAGCTTGGCTCCGACACCGATACGCTCGGCCAGATTCGTTCCGGCGCCGTCGATTTCTTCACCTTGTCGGGCCTCATCCTCTCGACCTTCGTGCCGGCGGCCTCGATCAATGGCGTCGGCTTCGCCTTCAAGGACTATGATACGGTCTGGAAGACGATGGACGGCAAGCTCGGCGAATATGTCCGCGCTGAAATCGCCAAGTCGCGCGCGCTGATCGCCTTCGAGAAGCCCTGGGACAACGGCTTCCGCCACACGACCTCGTCGAACAAGCCGATTGCGTCGCCGGCCGATCTCGCGAACTTCAAGATTCGCGTGCCTCCGTCGCCGCTCTGGACATCGATGTACAAGGCGTTCGGCGCCTCGCCGACTACGATCAACTTCAACGAGGTCTACAGCGCGCTGCAGTCGAAGGTGGTCGACGGGCAGGAAAATCCACTCGCTATCGTGTCGACGGCGAAGCTCTACGAAGTGCAGAGCTACTGCTCGCTCACCAATCATATGTGGGATGGCTTCTGGTTTCTCGCCAACCGCGCGAACTGGGAGGCGTTGCCGGAGAATATCCGCACAGTGGTCGCGAAGCATATCAACGCCGCGGCGCTTCTCGAACGCGCCGACGTCGCGAAGCTCACCGACACAGTGCAGGCCGACCTCACGGCGAAGGGCATGAAATTCAATACGGTCGACAGCGCGCTCTTCCGCGAGAAGCTGAAGAGCGCCGGCTTCTACTCCGAATGGAAAGGAAAATTCGGCGCCGAGGCTTGGGAGACCCTGGAGGCGTCGGTCGGCGCGCTCGGCTGA
- a CDS encoding TRAP transporter large permease subunit has translation MQAGSEFAIAEEASAPTGRSALAMIDRGLGALVEIPAAILVVAEVVVLFSGIVARYLLHKPLVWSDELASTLFLWLAMLGAAIALRRGEHMRMTALISGLEPRKRALFDALAIAAGLGFLVLIAGPAYHWAYEESFIVTPAMEISNAWRAAAFPTGVGLMIAFSLLRLADRTSLFHAAGALTFVAAVIAAFWMLGPALKPLGNINLVIFFVGCVGVSVLSGVPIVFSFALATFGYLALTTRVPTMTLVGRMDEGMSHIILLAVPLFVFLGLLIEMAGMAKAMVRFLASLLGHVRGGLSYVLIGAMYLVSGISGSKAADMAAVAPALFPEMKARGAKPGDLVALLSATGAQTETIPPSIVLITIGSVTGVSIAALFTGGLVPGLVLAAGLCIVVARRYRNDDLSHVTKATGPEIMRSLLIALPALALPFLIRAAVVEGVSTATEVSTIGIVYSIIVGVLVYRQFDWSRLGGILVDTASLSGAILIIIGAASAMAWGLTQSGFSRTLVEIMTHLPGGAIGFMAVSIVAFIVLGSVLEGIPAIVLFGPLLFPIAKLVGIHEVHYAMVVVLAMGLGLFAPPFGVGYYAACAIGKVSPDEGIRPIWAYMLALLAGLVLVAAVPWFSIGFL, from the coding sequence ATGCAGGCGGGCTCCGAGTTCGCGATCGCAGAGGAAGCCTCCGCACCCACGGGGCGCTCCGCTCTCGCGATGATCGATCGCGGGCTCGGCGCATTGGTTGAGATCCCGGCGGCGATCCTTGTCGTCGCCGAGGTCGTCGTCCTCTTCTCCGGAATCGTCGCCCGCTATCTCCTGCATAAACCGCTGGTCTGGTCGGACGAGCTCGCCTCGACCCTGTTTCTCTGGCTCGCGATGCTTGGCGCGGCGATCGCGCTGAGGCGCGGCGAGCATATGCGCATGACCGCGCTCATTTCTGGCCTTGAGCCGCGCAAACGCGCGCTGTTCGATGCGCTGGCCATTGCGGCCGGCCTCGGCTTCCTCGTTCTCATCGCCGGTCCCGCCTATCACTGGGCCTACGAGGAAAGCTTCATCGTCACGCCGGCGATGGAGATTTCCAACGCATGGCGCGCCGCGGCCTTTCCGACCGGCGTCGGACTGATGATCGCCTTCTCCTTGCTGCGCCTTGCTGATCGTACGAGCCTTTTTCATGCCGCTGGCGCGCTCACTTTCGTCGCGGCTGTGATTGCGGCGTTCTGGATGCTCGGCCCGGCGCTGAAGCCGCTCGGCAACATCAACCTTGTTATTTTCTTCGTGGGTTGCGTCGGCGTATCCGTGCTCTCAGGCGTGCCGATCGTATTCTCGTTTGCGCTCGCGACCTTCGGCTATCTCGCGCTGACGACGCGCGTGCCGACCATGACGCTTGTCGGCCGCATGGATGAGGGCATGTCGCACATCATCCTGCTCGCCGTGCCGCTTTTCGTTTTTCTCGGCCTGCTGATCGAGATGGCCGGTATGGCGAAAGCCATGGTGCGATTTCTCGCGAGCCTGCTCGGCCATGTGCGCGGCGGACTCTCCTATGTGCTGATCGGCGCGATGTATCTCGTCTCCGGCATCTCCGGCTCGAAAGCCGCCGATATGGCGGCGGTCGCGCCGGCGCTGTTCCCGGAGATGAAGGCGCGCGGCGCCAAACCCGGAGATCTCGTTGCGCTGCTCTCCGCCACTGGCGCGCAGACCGAAACCATCCCACCGTCCATCGTGCTCATCACGATCGGTTCGGTGACGGGCGTCTCGATAGCGGCTCTCTTCACCGGCGGACTTGTGCCCGGACTTGTGCTTGCAGCCGGCCTCTGCATCGTCGTCGCGCGCCGCTATCGCAATGATGATCTCAGCCATGTGACGAAGGCGACCGGGCCTGAAATCATGAGGAGCCTGCTGATCGCGTTGCCGGCGCTGGCGCTGCCGTTTCTCATCCGCGCGGCCGTCGTCGAAGGGGTCTCGACGGCGACGGAGGTCTCGACCATCGGCATCGTCTATTCGATCATTGTTGGCGTGCTGGTCTATCGCCAGTTCGACTGGTCGCGCCTTGGCGGCATCCTGGTCGACACTGCTTCCCTCTCCGGCGCGATCCTCATCATTATCGGCGCGGCGTCCGCGATGGCGTGGGGACTGACGCAATCCGGCTTCTCGCGCACGCTGGTGGAGATCATGACCCATCTCCCGGGCGGCGCGATTGGTTTCATGGCGGTGTCCATCGTCGCCTTCATCGTGCTCGGCAGCGTGCTGGAGGGCATTCCGGCGATCGTGCTGTTCGGCCCGCTGCTGTTTCCGATCGCGAAACTCGTCGGCATCCATGAGGTGCATTATGCGATGGTGGTGGTGCTTGCGATGGGGCTTGGCCTGTTCGCGCCGCCCTTCGGCGTCGGATATTATGCGGCCTGCGCCATCGGCAAAGTGAGCCCCGACGAAGGCATCAGGCCGATCTGGGCCTATATGTTGGCGTTGCTCGCCGGCCTCGTTCTCGTCGCCGCCGTTCCCTGGTTCTCGATCGGCTTCCTGTGA
- a CDS encoding glucose 1-dehydrogenase, with protein sequence MSQRLQDRVAIVFGAGSSGPGWGNGKASAVAYAHAGARVVCVDMVEEAAAETSDIIRGESGDAISVAADATDNAAVSRVVNESIARYGRIDILHNNVGVVLHGGPTDLDEDQFRRNLDINLGSVFRTAKAVLPHFIAQKRGAIVNISSLAAIRWTGYPYFAYYAAKAAVNQATVALALQYAPHNVRANCIMPGMIDTPLIYKQIASQYASSEEMVAARAAAVPLGRMGTAWDVANAAVFLASDDAQFITGVALPVDGGQSCSVSLPR encoded by the coding sequence ATATCCCAACGATTGCAGGATCGCGTCGCGATCGTTTTCGGCGCGGGTTCTTCCGGCCCCGGCTGGGGCAACGGCAAGGCGTCGGCGGTCGCTTATGCGCACGCCGGCGCGCGCGTCGTTTGCGTCGACATGGTCGAGGAGGCCGCCGCTGAGACCTCTGACATCATCCGCGGCGAAAGCGGCGACGCGATCTCCGTCGCCGCTGATGCAACCGACAATGCAGCGGTCTCGCGCGTGGTGAATGAATCGATCGCACGCTACGGGCGCATCGACATCCTGCATAACAATGTCGGCGTCGTGCTCCATGGGGGCCCGACCGATCTCGACGAGGATCAATTCCGGCGTAATCTCGACATCAATCTTGGTTCCGTGTTCCGCACGGCGAAAGCCGTTTTGCCCCACTTTATCGCGCAAAAGCGCGGCGCGATCGTCAACATCTCCTCGCTCGCCGCGATCCGATGGACGGGTTATCCCTATTTCGCCTATTACGCCGCAAAAGCAGCTGTGAACCAGGCGACGGTCGCGCTGGCGCTGCAATATGCGCCGCATAACGTGCGCGCCAACTGCATCATGCCGGGCATGATCGACACGCCGCTGATCTACAAGCAGATCGCGAGCCAGTACGCCTCGTCAGAGGAAATGGTGGCGGCGCGCGCTGCAGCCGTGCCTCTCGGCCGCATGGGCACGGCGTGGGACGTGGCGAACGCAGCCGTGTTTCTTGCTTCCGATGATGCGCAGTTCATCACCGGCGTCGCGCTGCCTGTCGATGGCGGCCAGAGCTGCTCGGTTTCGCTTCCGCGCTAA
- a CDS encoding ROK family transcriptional regulator, translating to MRGKGRGANSVRVRMFNERVLLTQLRRLGQASQKELADASGLTVQAVVDIVDGLLQSQLVRPVGKRAGRVGQPSMLYAIDPDGVFACGLRVGAASAELVLVDFEGNIRARQARAMPPHFNEVSAFASEGYRAFLKDGPVTLERTLGLGVALSHALWYGQGRAHLPPEVAASWADIDLAKELKAASGLAVFVENETRVAAIAEYLLGEAQDFENFLYVSIGAHISGALVMGGNLLGGAHGNTSTLGAIPVGPSRLAHADSRAGGRLDDRASLDGLIRHLGLHGFTIRAVSELPNVLDQARGVIQEWVDDCIEALVEGLTACFAVVPVETVIIDSALPQFLVLEIVDRLERRLSGETKSDAPRLRMSRLGQDAALVGSAILPVNAHFFPSSDVLVGDSALQDFTPRRRDFFRNAGLRKNQGGR from the coding sequence GTGCGTGGCAAGGGAAGAGGCGCGAATTCCGTCCGCGTGCGGATGTTCAACGAACGCGTCCTGCTTACGCAGCTCCGTCGTCTGGGACAGGCCTCTCAGAAGGAGCTGGCTGACGCATCCGGTCTGACCGTTCAGGCCGTCGTCGACATCGTTGATGGCCTTCTACAAAGCCAATTGGTGAGGCCGGTTGGAAAAAGGGCAGGGCGCGTCGGCCAGCCCTCCATGCTTTATGCGATTGATCCAGACGGCGTTTTCGCCTGCGGCTTACGGGTCGGCGCGGCGTCTGCGGAACTGGTGCTCGTCGACTTCGAGGGCAACATCCGCGCTCGCCAGGCCCGCGCCATGCCGCCTCATTTCAACGAGGTCAGCGCCTTTGCTTCCGAAGGGTATCGAGCCTTTCTTAAAGATGGTCCAGTAACTCTGGAACGGACGCTGGGGCTCGGCGTCGCTCTTTCTCACGCGCTTTGGTACGGGCAGGGGAGAGCCCATCTCCCGCCGGAAGTCGCCGCGTCATGGGCCGACATCGACCTCGCAAAGGAGCTCAAAGCGGCCAGCGGGCTCGCAGTCTTCGTCGAAAATGAAACGCGGGTTGCCGCAATCGCAGAATATCTGCTCGGCGAAGCCCAGGACTTCGAGAATTTCCTCTACGTGTCCATTGGCGCGCACATTAGCGGCGCATTGGTGATGGGCGGCAATCTGCTCGGAGGCGCCCACGGTAACACCTCGACGCTCGGCGCGATTCCGGTTGGCCCAAGTCGTCTGGCGCATGCCGACAGTCGCGCCGGTGGTCGCCTCGACGACCGCGCCTCGCTTGACGGCCTCATTCGACATCTGGGCCTGCATGGATTCACGATACGCGCCGTTTCTGAACTGCCCAACGTGCTGGATCAGGCGCGAGGCGTCATCCAGGAATGGGTCGATGATTGCATCGAAGCGTTGGTCGAAGGGCTGACGGCCTGTTTTGCGGTTGTGCCGGTGGAAACCGTCATCATCGACAGCGCGCTTCCGCAGTTTCTTGTTCTTGAAATTGTGGATCGCCTCGAACGCCGGCTCTCCGGGGAGACGAAGTCCGATGCTCCCCGCTTGCGGATGAGCCGCTTGGGACAGGACGCCGCCCTTGTCGGCAGCGCGATCCTTCCGGTGAACGCGCATTTCTTTCCCAGCAGCGACGTGCTCGTCGGCGACTCCGCGCTGCAGGACTTCACCCCGCGACGCCGCGACTTCTTTCGCAACGCGGGGCTCCGAAAAAATCAAGGCGGGAGGTAG